TGGTGCTCTTGCCCTTCAAGAAATACCAAAGAAGTTGGTGGTTATTGGAGCTGGATACATAGGTTTAGAAATGGGTTCTGTTTGGAACAGGCTAGGGTCTGAGGTTACTGTTGTAGAATTTGCTCCTGAGATTGTCCCATCAATGGATGGAGAGATTCGGAAGCAGTTCCAGCGTATGTTGGAGAAGCAAAAAATGAAGTTCATGCTCAAGACAAAGGTAGTTGGGGTTGATACTTCTGGGAGCGGTGTTAAGTTAACTGTGGAGCCTGCAGCTGGTGGAGAGCAGAGTGTGCTTGATGCTGATATTGTCCTGGTATCTGCTGGCAGAACTCCATACACTGCTGGTCTTGGGTTGGACACCATCGGTGTCGAGATGGACAAGGGTGGAAGAATCCTTGTTGACAAGCGCTTTATGACAAATGTTAATGGGGTATATGCGATTGGTGACGCAATTCCTGGACCCATGCTTGCACACAAAGCGGAAGAAGATGGGGTAGCATGCGTTGAGTTTATCGCTGGAAAGGAGGGTCATGTAGATTATGATACTGTACCAGGTGTGGTGTATACACACCCTGAGGTGGCCTCTGTTGGCAAGACGGAGGAACAAGTGAAGGCATCAGGAATTGCCTACCAGGTAGGGAAGTTCCCTCTCATGGCAAACAGCCGTGCAAAGGCGATTGACGATGCTGAAGGGTTGGTGAAGGTGGTGGCTGAGAAGGAAACTGACAGAGTCCTCGGCGTGCACATCATGGCCCCCAATGCCGGTGAGATCATCCATGAGGCTGTGCTTGCACTTCAGTATGGAGCGTCAAGCGAGGACATCGCCCGTACATGTCATGCTCATCCTACGGTGAGTGAGGCCCTGAAGGAAGCTTGCCTTCAGACTTACACGAAGGCAATCCACATCTGATTCCAGAGACGATTTCAACTGCAAGCTGAGCTCAGAATGCTTCCTGAGATTTTGGAataattttgtatggatgtGGTCTTGGAACATCTACCtttgccctttttttttcctcgggAAACTGTGAATTGTCTCCCTTGCTGCAGAATATAGTCTACGCTGTCAAATTCTCTTCCTTCGTTGCTGCTGTATTTTCCCCTACTCCCAAATAATGTTTCAAAACTGCAGCTCTCTTCTTTGTTGCTCCTGCACTAGTTCGCCCAAAACTGGTGTGGCTTGTACACCATAGACTAGGTTTCATTTCTGTTGATACCTGGGAGAAGAATAACATGGTGGTATACCCTTTCGCAGTGGGTTTATGCCTTTCATCCACTGCACTCTTTGATTCTCCAAATGTCATGTGTGAGCGGATGGATGTGATCAAGTGGCAATTTCCCCTGTATTCCTGCCTTCATAACTCAAGAATCAGCTGATGTTGGCCTAACGATTGTTTATGAGGGAAATCATTTGGTTACTTGCAATTTATATTTTGCTGATCCCTGAGTCTCTGAGATTCCTGTTATGCTTTTAATGCTTGCTTCCAGCAAACTGTGTGTGAGGATAAGAGAGGACAGCACGAAAGCGAGATTGACGTAACATTGTCACGTGTACTTCAATCTTCCTAAAGCAAGGTATGACCAAAGCTAAACCGGGCAACCTACTCACTAGCATGACTGCAGTTGtgttgggccttgtttagttgccaaagtttggaggtgccaaattactgttacagcactgtagcacaatgtagcgttttgtttgtatttgtgaattattgtccaaatattgactaattaggctcaaaagattcgtctcgcaaagtacaacaaaactgtgcaattagtttttaatttcatctacatttagtactccatgcatgtaccgcaagtttgatgtgattgagaatcttctttttgcatagtgccaaagtagggagttgggggtgaactaaacaagggcttggCTGGGTTTGGATTGAGATATTTTTTATTGGGTTGGTTTTGTAAGGGTCTGTTTGATTCCcgctaaaatttagtacctatcacatcggatgtttgatactaattagaaatattaaatataggttaattacaaaaacTTATTGcttagatggagtctaatttgcgagacgaatgtattaagcctaattagtccatgatttgataatatggtactacaataactatttgctaatgatagattaattaggcttaatagattcatctcgcgaattagcccgggattctgcaattagttttataattagctcatatttagtccttctaattagcatccaaacatccgacgtgacactgctaaagtttagcacctagtattgAAACACCTCCTAAGTCGTTTTGGGCCTCGTCACATGGGATGCCCTTCAAACAACACAAAATGTGTTCAAAAAGGTTTCTTATCACTTTGAAACACAAAAGAAGTTATGGAATTACGAATCTATAACCTGTCCTGATTCTAACTGTGAACATAGGCTCGATTTGGAACAGAGTAATTTCAGCAATTCAACTTTTTACTAAAATCGCCAGCTTCGTATATCTTTCAAATCATTTAATTTTGGCGCTGTATTTTGACCGTTATTTTTTACTATAATAATTCGCTACAAGTTATAAAAGTTTCTTGTATTGTAAAAATATGAAGTACTTGCTAAAAAATACTGCTAAATACAAAGTTGGAATTATCAAGACCGAAATCACCAATCTCTATTCTCTAGCCAGGATCAAGACGGGCGAACCCTACACAACAAGCATCAGTGCATCGAAAAAACACTTCCTCTTCACCTTCTCTTCCCCATCCATCCACAACTCTCTCCCCTCTGTCCCCCCTCTTCCTCTCTAGGACCCAGAAAAGAGGAACGAGGCGATGGAGATGGCCATCGAcacgccatcgccggcgccacccacgccgccgacaccgtcggcggcggcggggcggcagaCGCGCGCGGCGGAGTCTGTGCGGCTGGAGCACCAGCTGGTGCGCGTGCCCCTGGAGGCCCTCCGGTCCACCGTCCGCTCCAACAACCGCCTCGCCGAGAAGGagatcgccgccgccctctcctccgcctcagCCGCCCCCGCCgagagcagcgccgccgccgttgaccACCTCACCTCCCTCGTCTCCCGCCTCCACGGCCTCAAGCGCAAGGTACTGCCCCCCAATCCCACCCCCGCATCCTCTCTGTAGTCTGTACCTCGCCGAATCGAATCCTACATGGCCTGGAGAAGATCTTAGGGTTTTGATTCACCGGTTCCTGTGTCTGGATTGCACTGAAGAAAATCGTGTATTTGTGATGATTCCTGAGCGACGTGTTGGGATTTTTATGCCTTCCAGATGGAGGAGGGTGCGCGCGCGGAGGAGGTGCAGGTGCAGAGGTGCCGGGCGCGTCTGGACCGGCTGGCGTCCGCCAGCACCGGCGAGGACGCCGAGTGGGAGGACATGCGGCTGAAGCGGATCCTGGTCGATTACATGCTTCGGATGTCCTACTATGACTCCGCCACCAAGCTCGCGGAGACTTCTGGTATTCAGGTATAAGAATGGCTGCAGTTCGCAGGAAGAATTTTTTACTTTGTTGATGTGTGTTTTTGTGAATGTTAGAATGTTGATGGGGAAATCTAGGATCAAGAGGACATGAGAGTTTTTGATGTATAGTTTTCTAGTTTAGCAACTAGTAGAGGATGCCAGTGCCTTGTTAATCAAGGTGGCCTATTGCCTCGTATGCAATCTATGCCATTGAGGCTTTTGTTTTTTGGAACATTAAGCATGAAAGGAGATTAAACTTCGGAAGCTTTTATGCATTGTTCGTCTCAATATGGTAGCTTATGCATAGCTTGTTATGCGTCTGACAATGTGCATTGCAAACATTGCACTAATGTGCCCCCTTTGTGAGCCGTGGAGGTGACACTTTTCCACTCTCGAAGTTGTGTGTCATAGGCATGCACAAAAGCATACAAAATAtgcaagcgtgcatgcatggCCTGATCACCAGTAGTTCCGCCTGCTAGCACATATTCATGAAAAGTACATGTGACGACAGTCCAAGCGTAAGGTCGGGACAGACAAAGGGAACACGACAATAATTACCAGGCTGTAATTCAGGAAACAGGACAGCGACACGGGGATATCAAATGCACCTACTACTTTGCAAAGGTGCCGTGGCAACCGGCGCTGGATATGTTACTCGTTTCCATAATTTGGCCTTGGCTATCAAAATAACGGATGCCCAATACCTGTGGCTTGTCTTACTTCCCAAGGGGTAAGGATGGAGAACCAGGTGTGGTTGTTGTTTGAGCAATCTTTTAAAGAAGAAATATCTGTTAAAAGCCTTTATCACATTTCCGAAAGCTTAAATATAATGATTTGAATTTCCTACTTGCCTCCTTCCCAAAGCCTCATCTACTATGATGCCCATCCGCCATTGTATATTTGTGTTGGAGCTGATTCTTGCTAAAGGTCCTTGCCTCAGCCATGTTTTGATTGACTTTATGATTCAGTTCCAGATGTTCTTTTATGCTACGTATTATGCATGTCATGGCATCCCTCCT
This portion of the Setaria viridis chromosome 7, Setaria_viridis_v4.0, whole genome shotgun sequence genome encodes:
- the LOC117864127 gene encoding dihydrolipoyl dehydrogenase, mitochondrial, translated to MAMASLARRRAADALLRRPQAAAWASALRAYAASGEESDVVVIGGGPGGYVAAIKAAQMGLKTTCIEKRGTLGGTCLNVGCIPSKALLHSSHMYHEAKSSFAHHGVKFSNLEIDLPAMMSQKDKAVAGLTKGIEGLFKKNKVDYVKGFGKFVSPSEVSVDLIDGGSTTVKGKNIIIATGSDVKSLPGVTIDEKKIVSSTGALALQEIPKKLVVIGAGYIGLEMGSVWNRLGSEVTVVEFAPEIVPSMDGEIRKQFQRMLEKQKMKFMLKTKVVGVDTSGSGVKLTVEPAAGGEQSVLDADIVLVSAGRTPYTAGLGLDTIGVEMDKGGRILVDKRFMTNVNGVYAIGDAIPGPMLAHKAEEDGVACVEFIAGKEGHVDYDTVPGVVYTHPEVASVGKTEEQVKASGIAYQVGKFPLMANSRAKAIDDAEGLVKVVAEKETDRVLGVHIMAPNAGEIIHEAVLALQYGASSEDIARTCHAHPTVSEALKEACLQTYTKAIHI